From the Clarias gariepinus isolate MV-2021 ecotype Netherlands chromosome 3, CGAR_prim_01v2, whole genome shotgun sequence genome, one window contains:
- the pabpn1l gene encoding embryonic polyadenylate-binding protein 2 isoform X1 — MAEQSYNMKGALTSTAQLTEDQELEAIKARVMEMEEEEEEKLREAQYCSDKPFPYGPLQSGLFYSMTPEERIDADARSVYVGNVDYGTTADELEIYFNGCGHVNRVTILCDKFTGHPKGFAYIEFSDRDSVRMAMAMDETLFRGRVIKVLPKRTNMPGISSTDRGFTRGGRFRGRGARASRFHNGFQGRFRGFIRGSGRAQPWYISY; from the exons ATGGCGGAGCAAAGCTACAACATGAAAGGAGCTCTGACCTCCACAGCCCAGCTCACTGAGGACCAG GAGTTGGAGGCGATCAAGGCACGGGTGATGGAgatggaggaagaggaggaggagaagctgAGGGAAGCGCAGTACTGTTCAGACAAGCCATTTCCCTACGGCCCTCTACAGTCAG GACTTTTCTACAGTATGACACCAGAGGAAAGGATAGACGCTGATGCCAGATCCGTTTACGTTGGGAAC GTGGATTATGGGACGACTGCAGACGAGCTGGAGATCTACTTTAATGGCTGTGGACACGTGAACCGAGTCACTATTCTGTGCGACAAATTTACTGGGCATCCGAAAGG GTTTGCATACATCGAGTTCTCTGATAGAGACTCTGTGAGGATGGCCATGGCTATGGATGAAACCTTGTTCAGAGGACGAGTCATTAAG GTCTTACCAAAACGCACCAACATGCCAGGCATCAGCAGCACAGACCGAGGTTTCACGCGAGGAGGGCGTTTCCGAGGCAGAGGTGCCCGCGCTTCCCGGTTCCATAATGGCTTCCAGGGCAGATTCCGCGGCTTCATCAG GGGAAGTGGAAGAGCCCAGCCTTGGTACATTTCATACTGA
- the pabpn1l gene encoding embryonic polyadenylate-binding protein 2 isoform X2, protein MAEQSYNMKGALTSTAQLTEDQELEAIKARVMEMEEEEEEKLREAQYCSDKPFPYGPLQSGLFYSMTPEERIDADARSVYVGNVDYGTTADELEIYFNGCGHVNRVTILCDKFTGHPKGFAYIEFSDRDSVRMAMAMDETLFRGRVIKVLPKRTNMPGISSTDRGFTRGGRFRGRGARASRFHNGFQGRFRGFIRSALHTS, encoded by the exons ATGGCGGAGCAAAGCTACAACATGAAAGGAGCTCTGACCTCCACAGCCCAGCTCACTGAGGACCAG GAGTTGGAGGCGATCAAGGCACGGGTGATGGAgatggaggaagaggaggaggagaagctgAGGGAAGCGCAGTACTGTTCAGACAAGCCATTTCCCTACGGCCCTCTACAGTCAG GACTTTTCTACAGTATGACACCAGAGGAAAGGATAGACGCTGATGCCAGATCCGTTTACGTTGGGAAC GTGGATTATGGGACGACTGCAGACGAGCTGGAGATCTACTTTAATGGCTGTGGACACGTGAACCGAGTCACTATTCTGTGCGACAAATTTACTGGGCATCCGAAAGG GTTTGCATACATCGAGTTCTCTGATAGAGACTCTGTGAGGATGGCCATGGCTATGGATGAAACCTTGTTCAGAGGACGAGTCATTAAG GTCTTACCAAAACGCACCAACATGCCAGGCATCAGCAGCACAGACCGAGGTTTCACGCGAGGAGGGCGTTTCCGAGGCAGAGGTGCCCGCGCTTCCCGGTTCCATAATGGCTTCCAGGGCAGATTCCGCGGCTTCATCAGGTCAGCGCTCCACACATCATGA
- the trappc2l gene encoding trafficking protein particle complex subunit 2-like protein: MAVCVAVIAKENYPLYIRSVPTQSELKFHYTVHTSLDVVEEKISAVGKAIADQRELYLGLLYPTEDYKVYGYVTNSKVKFVIVVDSSNTSLRDNEIRSMFRKLHNSFTDVMCNPFYNPGDQIQSKAFDSTVSSMMVQSS, encoded by the exons ATGGCGGTGTGCGTAGCTGTCATAGCGAAGGAG AATTACCCTCTGTACATCCGGAGCGTTCCAACGCAGAGTGAGCTGAAATTCCACTACACAGTGCACACATCACTGGACGTTGTGGAGGAGAAGATCTCCGCAGTTGGTAAAGCCATTGCTGATCAGCGAGAGCTCTACCTGGGACTGTTGTACCCTACAGAGGACTACAAAGT ATACGGCTATGTGACAAACTCCAAAGTGAAGTTCGTGATTGTAGTGGACTCGTCAAACACATCGCTGAGAGACAATGAGATACGAAGT ATGTTCAGAAAATTGCACAACTCCTTTACAGATGTCATGTGCAATCCTTTCTACAACCCTGGAGATCAGATTCAGTCCAA GGCTTTTGACAGCACGGTGTCATCTATGATGGTGCAGTCTTCCTGA